A stretch of DNA from Streptomyces xanthii:
CGCCTGGCTGGCCGGTGCGGGCCTGGTCCCCGAAGGCGCCGCACTGCCCTCCTGCGTCCCGGCCTGGCTGCCCGCGTTCCGCGAACTGCGCGGCCACGTCGGCCGCCTGGTGCGCGGAGAGCTCGCGGGCCGGCCCACGCCCGGCTCCCTGGAACGGATCAACCTGCTGGCCCGCGCCGCCCCGCCCGCCCCCTGCGCGGTGCGCTCCGGCGACGGCAGCCTGGTCCGCTCGCTCCAGACCGAACCCGGCTGCGCCGCGCTCCTCGCCGCCGTCGCCCGGGACGCCGTCGACCTGCTCACCGATCCGGCCGCCCGCGGCGCCCTGCGCCAGTGCGCGGGCGACAACTGCCCGCTGATCTACCTCGACACCTCCCGCGGCCGGCGCCGCCGCTGGTGCTCCAGCGAGGTGTGCGGCAACCGCGAGCGGGTGGCCCGGCACCGGCGCAGAGCGGCGGCCCTGTCCCGGGCCTGAGCGCCCGTTGAACATCTGGGGCCCCGGCCGCGTATCTCTCTGGTGACGTCGAAGCGGTGACACCGGAGGTGGGCGTGCGCAAGGATTCCGCCGTGGCCGATGAACGCCCTGCGCGGGCCCGACATCGTGCGTCCCAGCCGCCCTCGCTCGACGAGGAGCTGATGCGCGCGCTGTACGCCGAGCACGCGCGCCCGCTGCTCGCGTACGTGCTCCGGCTGGTCGCGGGGGACCGGCAGCGCGCCGAGGACGTCGTGCAGGAGACGCTCATCCGCGCCTGGAAGAACGCCGGTCAGCTCAATCGTGCGACCGGTTCGGTCCGCCCCTGGCTGGTGACGGTCGCCCGGCGCATCGTCATCGACAACCACCGCAGCCGGCAGGCCCGGCCGCAGGAGGTCGACGCGTCGCCGCTGGAGGTCATCCCCGCGGAGGACGAGATCGACAAGGCACTGTGGCTGATGACGCTGTCCGACGCCCTGGAGGACCTCACCCCCGCCCACCGCGAAGTGCTCGTCGAGACGTACTTCAAGGGGCGTACGGTCAACGAGGCGGCCGAGACGCTCGGCATACCCAGCGGCACGGTGCGCTCCCGCGTCTTCTACGCGCTGCGCTCGATGAAGCTGGCGCTGCAGGAACGGGGGGTGACGGCATGACATCGGCGTACGGACCCTACGGCCACGACCCGGCCGGCGATGTGCACGAGACGGTCGGCGCCTACGCACTCGGCGTGCTCGACGACGCGGAGGCGACCGCGTTCGAGGCGCACCTGGCGACCTGCGAGCGGTGCGCGCAGCAACTGGAGGAGTTCGCGGGCATGGAGCCGATGCTCGCCGCGCTCGCCGACCTGCCCGCCGGAGGCGGCACCCCGGACATCGGCGAGGCCCTCGCCGCGCGCCCCGGGCCCCGGCTCGCGGAGTCCCTGGTGGAGGAGGTGGCCCGCCGTCGCGCGGGTCGGCGCCGCCGGGGCCTGTACCTGGTCGCGGCCGCCGCGGCCCTGGTCATCGGCGGCCCGCTCACCGTCATGGCGGTCACCGGCGACGACTCCGGACGCCCGCCCGCCGTCGCGGAACCGCACCCGACGAGCCCCGCCGAGGACGCCTTCTTCCACCACATGGACGAGAAGATCGAGGCCACCGACGCGGGCACGGACGTCACCGCCACCATCGGCATGGAGAAGAAGGCCTGGGGCACCCACACCGTCCTGGAGCTCAAGAACGTCAAGGGCCCGCTGAAGTGCTCGCTCATCGCCGTCGGCAAGAACGGCGAGCGCGAGACCGTCACCACCTGGGCCGTGCCGAAGTGGGGCTACGGCATCCCCGGCAGCGCCCACGACAGCGCCAGGTACCCGTTGTACGTGCACGGCGGCGCCGCGTTCGACCGCGACCAGATCGACCACTTCGAGGTAGAGACGCTCGACGGGAAACGGCTCGTGGAGGTGGACGCCTGAGCCGGTGACGTCCGAGGCGGCGCGCACGTAGCCGCACGGGTCCCCTTTCGCGTACCTTTGACGGCTGCCCAGCACGTCAGAAGGGGGGCCCGGTGGCCGCTCAGGCTCCACACGATTCAGCGGTGGACGCGTCCCGCGCGTCGCACGGCACGAGTGCCGACTCGGTCCGTGACCGCGAGATCGGCGTCGAACAGGAACACCTCGACGCGGTGTACCGACGCCTCGAGGAGAAGATCCACGAGGCGGAGTTCCTGATGGACGACGCCGCCAAGCGCGGGCAGGTCGGCACGCCCGGCGCCCTCGCCGAGCGCGACGCCCAGGTCTTCCGCGCGGGCATCCACCTCAACCGGCTCAACAACGAGTTCGAGGACTTCCTCTTCGGCCGCATCGACCTGCTGCTCGGCAAGGACGGCAAGAAGGGCCCCGACGGCGCCTACACCGCCGTCGAGCCCGCCGAGGGCGCCGTCCGCGAGGACAACACGGCGGACATCGCCGAGACCCTGCACATCGGCCGCATCGGCGTGCTCGACGCCGACTACTCGCCGCTCGTCATCGACTGGCGCGCCCCGGCCGCCGCCCCGTTCTACCGGTCCACGCCGGTCGACCCGGGCCGTGTCGTGCGCCGCCGCGTCATCCGCTCCAAGGGCCGCAAGGTCCTCGGCGTCGAGGACGACCTGATGCGCCCCGAGCTGACCGCCTTCCTGGACGGCCGGCCGCTGCCCGCGATCGGCGACGGCGCGCTCATGGCCGCGCTCGGCCAGGCCCGCAGCCACACGATGCGCGACATCGTCGCCTCCATCCAGGCCGAGCAGGACCTGGTCATCCGTGCCCCCGCCGCGTCCGTGACGTACGTGGAGGGCGGGCCCGGCACCGGCAAGACGGCCGTCGCCCTGCACCGCGCCGCGTACCTGCTCTATCAGGACCGACGGCGCTACGCGGGCGGCATCCTGATCGTCTCGCCGACCCCGCTGCTCGTCGCCTACACGGAGGGCGTGCTGCCCTCGCTCGGCGAGGAGGGGCAGGTCGCGATCCGCGCGGTCGGCTCCCTCGTCGACGGCGCGGAGGCCACGGAGTACGACAGCCCGGCCGTCGCCCGCGTCAAGGGCTCCTCACGCATGCTCAAGGTGCTCCGCAAGGCGGCCCGGGGCGCGCTGGAGTCCGGCGGGTCCGGGGCTCAGGGCGGCCGTCCGGGCGGTTCCGGTGAGGGGCAACTGGCCTTCGGGGACGACGAGACCCCGGTGGTCCCGGGCACCCCGGAGCGGCTCCGGGTCGTCGCGTTCGGCCGCCGCCTCGAACTGGAGGCGGGGCAGCTGAACCGCATCCGCCACACCGCCCTCAGCGGCACCGCCCCGGTCAACCACCTGCGCCCGCGCGCCCGGCGGCTGCTCCTGGACGCGCTGTGGGACCAGTCCGGCGCGGCCGGCCGGCACAGCGACCCGGAGCTCGCCGCCGAGCTGCGCTCCTCCTTCGACGAGGACATCACGAGCGAGGACGCGTTCATCGCCTTCCTCGACGCGTGGTGGCCCGAGCTGACCCCGCGCGGGGTCCTCACGGCCATGTCCGACGAGAGGCGCCTTGCCCGCTGGGCCCGGCGGATCCTGAACCCGGGAGAGGTCCGCAGACTGGCGCGCTCGCTGCGCCGCGACGCGCTGTCGGTCCACGACGTGGCGCTCCTCGACGAGCTGACCGCGATCCTGGGCACCCCGGCGCGCCCGAAGAAGAAGCGTGAGTACGACCCGCTCGACCAGCTCACCGGCCTCGAGGAGCTGATGCCGCAGCGCGAGGAGTCGCAGCGCGAGCGCGCCGAGCGCCTCGCTCAGGAGCGCACCGAGTACGCCCACGTCATCGTCGACGAGGCCCAGGACCTCACGCCGATGCAGTGGCGGATGGTGGGCCGGCGCGGCCGGCACGCCACCTGGACCGTCGTCGGCGACCCGGCCCAGTCGTCCTGGTCCGACCCGGACGAGGCCGCGGAGGCCCGCGACGAGGCGCTCGGCACCCGCCCGCGCCGCCGCTTCACGCTCACGGTCAACTACCGCAACCCGTCCGAGATCGCGGAGCTGGCGGCCAAGGTGCTGGCCCTCGCGATGCCGGGCTCCAAGTCCCCGTCGGCGGTCCGCTCGACGGGGGTGGAGCCGCGCTTCGCGGTGGTACGGGACCGGCTGGGGGAGACCGTCCGCGAGGAGGCGGCGCGGCTCCTCGAGCGGGTCGACGGCACGGTCGGCGTGGTCGTGGCGATGAACCGGCGGGCGGAGGCGGCGCGCTGGCTGTCGGGGCTCGGCGAGCGGGTCGTCGCGCTCGGCTCGCTGGAGGCCAAGGGCCTGGAGTACGACGCGACGGTCGTGGTGTCCCCGGCGGAGATCGCCGACGAGTCGCCGGCCGGTCTGCGGGTGCTCTACGTGGCGCTGACCCGGGCCACGCAGCAGCTCACCGTGGTGTCCGGAGAGCGTGACGAACCGGACGCGAACGGGGTGCCCGACCTGCTGCGGGACTGACCCTTGTGTCATCGAGAACCGGTGTTACCGTTGATGACGGCACCGGCTCGATCCAAGCCCCCGGGCCCAACCTTCGTCCCTCAGAGGGACCACTTGCCGCGAGGCGAGCATGGCGGGTCGGTGTCGTAGGCGTCCGAAGAGGCCCACATCACAAGAGTGATGTGGGCCTCTTCCTGTTTTTCCCCGGCCTCTTCCGGTCCTGGCCAACTTCTCGTATGGTGGAAACTGTTTTCCGAAAGAAGGATGAACACAAGGTTCAGAATCCGATGCGGCTACCACGTACTCGCCGGTAGGTGCGACCATCGGACGGCAACAGCTACACGGTGAAAGCAGAGGAAGTCGGCCATGGCTACGGCGCCCAGCGTCTCCTACTCGATGACGGTCCGACTGGAGGTGCCCGCGAGCGGAACCGCCGTCTCGCAGCTCACCACGGCCGTGGAGTCCTCCGGAGGCTCGGTGACCGGCCTCGACGTCACCGCCTCCGGCCACGAGAAGCTCCGGATCGACGTCACGATCGCGGCGACCTCGACCGCCCACGCGGACGAGATCGTCGAGGAACTGCGCGGCATCGAGGGCGTCACGCTCGGCAAGGTGTCCGACCGTACGTTCCTCATGCACCTCGGCGGCAAGATCGAGATGCAGTCCAAACACCCCATCCGCAACCGTGACGACCTGTCCATGGTCTACACGCCCGGTGTCGCCCGCGTCTGCATGGCGATCGCGGAGAACCCCGAGGACGCCCGCCGCCTGACCATCAAGCGGAACACGGTTGCGGTCGTGACGGACGGCTCCGCCGTCCTCGGCCTCGGCAACATCGGCCCGATGGCCGCCATGCCCGTCATGGAGGGCAAGGCGGCCCTCTTCAAGCGCTTCGCCGACATCGATGCCTGGCCGATCTGCCTGGACACCCAGGACACCGACGCCATCGTCGAGATCGTCAAGGCGATCGCCCCCGGCTTCGCGGGCATCAACCTCGAGGACATCTCCGCGCCGCGCTGCTTCGAGATCGAGGCCCGCCTGCGCGAGGCCCTCGACATCCCCGTCTTCCACGACGACCAGCACGGCACCGCCATCGTCGTCCTCGCCGCGCTCACGAACGCCCTGCGGGTCGCGGGCAAGGCCATCGGCGACATCCGCGTCGTGATGTCCGGCGCCGGCGCGGCCGGCACCGCCATCCTCAAGCTCCTGCTGGCCGCCGGTGTGAAAAACGCGGTCGTGGCCGACATCCACGGCGTCGTGCACGCCGACCGCGCCGACCTGGTGGACGCCGCGAGCGACTCGCCGCTGCGCTGGATCGCCGACAACACCAACCCCGAGGGCCTCACGGGCACCCTCAAGGAGGCCGTGGTCGGCGCCGACGTCTTCATCGGCGTCTCCGCCCCCAACGTGCTCAACGGGGACGACGTCGCCGCCATGGCCGAGGGCGCCATCGTGTTCGCACTCGCGAACCCGGACCCGGAGGTCGACCCGGCGGTCGCCCGTCAGACGGCGGCGGTCGTGGCCACGGGCCGCTCCGACTTCCCGAACCAGATCAACAACGTGCTGGTCTTCCCGGGCGTCTTCCGCGGCCTGCTCGACGCCCAGTCGCGCACGGTCAACACGGAGATGATGCTCGCCGCCGCCGCGGCCCTGGCCGACGTGGTCAGCGAGGACGAGCTCAACCCGAACTACATCATCCCCAGCGTCTTCAACGACAAGGTCGCGGGCGCGGTCGCCGGGGCGGTCCGCACAGCCGCCAAGGCCGTGTCGGCGGCCCCGGTCGGCGACAGCGGGCGCTGACCTGTCATCGCAGATGTGCGTGCCCAGCCCCGCGCTTCCCGGCAGGGGCCGCCGACACGGCCTTGATGCGGCGGGCAGCGCTGTGACGGGGGCCACGGGGGCCTGAATTCCGGCGCGTCGCGGAAGACGCGCCCCTTGGGGCCTCTAGGGTGTCCGGGGAGCAGGCCCCGGACACTGTCCGTGTGACCCCCACGGGTGCCGGATTGGCTTTACCGCCGCTGGTGGGGGCAGGATGCTTCCCCAAGGACTTCGTCCAGGGGGCGCCCCCACAGGCGCGAGGGTCCGGACTTAAACGGACCCCGGGTCCTGGGCCTGACCGAGACCCTGGCAGCATCGGCTTCGCTGTTGCCCCACACGCGGCCCGACCGCGTGGCACGCCTCAACGGCAAGAAGAACACGGGAGTACAAAAATGAACCGCAGTGAGCTGGTGGCCGCGCTGGCCGACCGCGCCGAGGTGACCCGCAAGGACGCCGACGCCGTGCTGGCCGCGTTCGCCGAGACCGTCGGCGAGATCGTTGCCAAGGGCGACGAGAAGGTCACCATCCCCGGCTTCCTGACCTTCGAGCGCACCCACCGTGCCGCTCGCACCGCTCGTAACCCGCAGACCGGCGAGCCGATCAACATCCCGGCCGGTTACAGCGTCAAGGTCTCCGCGGGCTCGAAGCTCAAGGAAGCCGCCAAGGGCAAGTAAGGCCTCCGGCAAGCAGCGAGGGCGGTACCCGGAACTCTCCGGGTACCGCCCTCGCGGCGTTCCTGCCCCGCCTTCTCGTCTGCGGGGCACTTCGTCGTGGGCGGCTTTCCCGCCGTCGTGGCTGGTCGCGCAGTTCCCCGCGCCCCTGGAAGGCATGCGGCTTCGCCGCGCCCTCCCCCGATCGCAGGCGCCCGGCACCTTGATCGGGGAGATGCCGCCCGAAGGGTGTGCATCTCAGGGGCGCGGGGAACTGCGCGAGAAGCCCCACCGGCCTAGAGGGGACGCGTCAGCGTGACGGTCTCCAGGGTGGCGGTCACCGTGAGGCGCGGGTCCGACGGGATGCCCGGCACGGACGGGACCGCGAGCACCCGGCACCCCGCGGCCAGCGCCGCCGCGACCCCCGTAGGAGTGTCCTCGACGGCGAGACAGTCGGCCGGGTCCGCCCGGAGGGCACGCGCGGCGGCGAGATAGGGCTCAGGATGCGGCTTGCCGCGCTCCGTGTCGCCGTTGGTCACGAGCACCGAGAAGCGCTCGGCGCCGAGCACCGCGACCACCAGCTCGGCCACATGCCGCTCAGAGGCCGTCACGAGGGCCACAGGGACCCCGAGCGCCCGCGCCGCGTCGAGGAGCCGCACAGCACCCGGCTGCACCCGTACACCGGCCGCCACGGCCGCGCCGAACTCCCGATCCAGCCACGCCGCCGTCTCCTCGTACGGCCACGGCGCGAGCCCCTCCGCGACGAGCCGGCGCGCCGCGTCCTGGATCGTGGCCCCGGCGTACGAGTCGAGCCCCGCCGGGACGGTCCGCCCGTCCAGGAGCTGCTCCACGACCGCGAGCCACTCGCGCTCCGTGTCGACGAGCGTGCCGTCCATGTCGGTGAGCAGGGCGGCGGGCCGGGGCAGCTCGATCATCGGGGTCCTCTCGCGGGTACGTCGAAGGGGGCCGCCCGGATCAACCGGACGGCCCCCTTCAACGTACGTGCCGCTAGCCCAGGGCCTTGCCCGGAAGCTCAACCTTCGCACCGAGTTCCACGAGCTTCTCCATGAAGTTCTCGTAGCCGCGGTTGATCAGGTCGATGCCGTGCACCCGCGAGGTGCCCTGCGCGGCCAGCGCCGCGATCAGGTACGAGAAGCCGCCGCGCAGGTCGGGGATGACCAGGTCGGCGCCCTCCAGCTTGGTCGGGCCCGAGACGACCGCGGAGTGCAGGAAGTTGCGCTGGCCGAAGCGGCAGTCGGAGCCGCCCAGGCACTCGCGGTACAGCTGGATGTGCGCGCCCATCTGGTTCAGCGCGGAGGTGAAGCCGAGGCGGGACTCGTAGACCGTCTCGTGGACGATCGACAGGCCGGTGGCCTGCGTGAGCGCCACGACCAGCGGCTGCTGCCAGTCGGTCTGGAAGCCGGGGTGGACGTCCGTCTCCAGCGCGATCGACTTGAGCTGGCCGCCCGGGTGCCAGAAGCGGATGCCCTCGTCGTCGATCTCGAAGGCGCCGCCGACCTTCCGGTACGTGTTGAGGAAGGTCATCATCGAGCGCTGCTGGGCGCCGCGCACATAGATGTTGCCCTGCGTGGCGAGCGCGGCCGAGGCCCAGGACGCCGCCTCCAGGCGGTCCGGCAGCGCGCGGTGCGTGTAGCCGCCCAGCTTGTCGACACCCGTGATGCGGATGGTGCGGTCGGTGTCCATCGCGATGATCGCGCCCATTTTCTGCAGGACGCAGATCAGGTCCTCGATCTCCGGCTCGACGGCCGCGTTCGAGAGCTCCGTGACGCCCTCGGCGAGGACGGCCGTGAGCAGGACCTGCTCGGTGGCGCCCACGGAGGGGTAGGGGAGCTGGATCTTCGTGCCGCGCAGCCGCTGCGGGGCCTCCAGGTACTGGCCGCCCTCGCGCTTCTCGATCGTCGCGCCGAACTGGCGCAGCACCTCGAAGTGGAAGTCGATGGGACGGCCGCCGATGTCGCAGCCGCCCAGACCCGGGATGAACGCGTGGCCGAGGCGGTGCAGCAGCGGGCCGCACAGCAGGATCGGGATGCGGGAGGACCCGGCGTGCGCGTCGATGTCCGCGACGTTCGCCGACTCGACGTGCGAGGGGTCCATCACCAGCTCGCCCGGCTCCTCGCCCGGACGGACCGTCACGCCGTGCAGCTGCAGCAGTCCGCGCACCACACGGACGTCACGGATGTCCGGGACGTTGCGCAGCCGGCTCGGGGCGCTGCCGAGCAGCGCGGCCACCATGGCCTTGGGCACGAGGTTCTTCGCGCCGCGGACACGGATCTCGCCCTCCAGCGGGGTTCCGCCGTGGACAAGCAGTACATCGTCGGTGACGGTCATGAATCTCGC
This window harbors:
- a CDS encoding NAD-dependent malic enzyme, whose protein sequence is MATAPSVSYSMTVRLEVPASGTAVSQLTTAVESSGGSVTGLDVTASGHEKLRIDVTIAATSTAHADEIVEELRGIEGVTLGKVSDRTFLMHLGGKIEMQSKHPIRNRDDLSMVYTPGVARVCMAIAENPEDARRLTIKRNTVAVVTDGSAVLGLGNIGPMAAMPVMEGKAALFKRFADIDAWPICLDTQDTDAIVEIVKAIAPGFAGINLEDISAPRCFEIEARLREALDIPVFHDDQHGTAIVVLAALTNALRVAGKAIGDIRVVMSGAGAAGTAILKLLLAAGVKNAVVADIHGVVHADRADLVDAASDSPLRWIADNTNPEGLTGTLKEAVVGADVFIGVSAPNVLNGDDVAAMAEGAIVFALANPDPEVDPAVARQTAAVVATGRSDFPNQINNVLVFPGVFRGLLDAQSRTVNTEMMLAAAAALADVVSEDELNPNYIIPSVFNDKVAGAVAGAVRTAAKAVSAAPVGDSGR
- a CDS encoding zf-HC2 domain-containing protein — encoded protein: MTSAYGPYGHDPAGDVHETVGAYALGVLDDAEATAFEAHLATCERCAQQLEEFAGMEPMLAALADLPAGGGTPDIGEALAARPGPRLAESLVEEVARRRAGRRRRGLYLVAAAAALVIGGPLTVMAVTGDDSGRPPAVAEPHPTSPAEDAFFHHMDEKIEATDAGTDVTATIGMEKKAWGTHTVLELKNVKGPLKCSLIAVGKNGERETVTTWAVPKWGYGIPGSAHDSARYPLYVHGGAAFDRDQIDHFEVETLDGKRLVEVDA
- a CDS encoding CGNR zinc finger domain-containing protein, translated to MAAVPPGSRPSIPVPHHELRFDAGRLCLDLVATAHPDERLTSPDRLRAWLAGAGLVPEGAALPSCVPAWLPAFRELRGHVGRLVRGELAGRPTPGSLERINLLARAAPPAPCAVRSGDGSLVRSLQTEPGCAALLAAVARDAVDLLTDPAARGALRQCAGDNCPLIYLDTSRGRRRRWCSSEVCGNRERVARHRRRAAALSRA
- a CDS encoding sigma-70 family RNA polymerase sigma factor, yielding MGVRKDSAVADERPARARHRASQPPSLDEELMRALYAEHARPLLAYVLRLVAGDRQRAEDVVQETLIRAWKNAGQLNRATGSVRPWLVTVARRIVIDNHRSRQARPQEVDASPLEVIPAEDEIDKALWLMTLSDALEDLTPAHREVLVETYFKGRTVNEAAETLGIPSGTVRSRVFYALRSMKLALQERGVTA
- a CDS encoding HelD family protein, encoding MDASRASHGTSADSVRDREIGVEQEHLDAVYRRLEEKIHEAEFLMDDAAKRGQVGTPGALAERDAQVFRAGIHLNRLNNEFEDFLFGRIDLLLGKDGKKGPDGAYTAVEPAEGAVREDNTADIAETLHIGRIGVLDADYSPLVIDWRAPAAAPFYRSTPVDPGRVVRRRVIRSKGRKVLGVEDDLMRPELTAFLDGRPLPAIGDGALMAALGQARSHTMRDIVASIQAEQDLVIRAPAASVTYVEGGPGTGKTAVALHRAAYLLYQDRRRYAGGILIVSPTPLLVAYTEGVLPSLGEEGQVAIRAVGSLVDGAEATEYDSPAVARVKGSSRMLKVLRKAARGALESGGSGAQGGRPGGSGEGQLAFGDDETPVVPGTPERLRVVAFGRRLELEAGQLNRIRHTALSGTAPVNHLRPRARRLLLDALWDQSGAAGRHSDPELAAELRSSFDEDITSEDAFIAFLDAWWPELTPRGVLTAMSDERRLARWARRILNPGEVRRLARSLRRDALSVHDVALLDELTAILGTPARPKKKREYDPLDQLTGLEELMPQREESQRERAERLAQERTEYAHVIVDEAQDLTPMQWRMVGRRGRHATWTVVGDPAQSSWSDPDEAAEARDEALGTRPRRRFTLTVNYRNPSEIAELAAKVLALAMPGSKSPSAVRSTGVEPRFAVVRDRLGETVREEAARLLERVDGTVGVVVAMNRRAEAARWLSGLGERVVALGSLEAKGLEYDATVVVSPAEIADESPAGLRVLYVALTRATQQLTVVSGERDEPDANGVPDLLRD
- a CDS encoding HAD family hydrolase, with protein sequence MIELPRPAALLTDMDGTLVDTEREWLAVVEQLLDGRTVPAGLDSYAGATIQDAARRLVAEGLAPWPYEETAAWLDREFGAAVAAGVRVQPGAVRLLDAARALGVPVALVTASERHVAELVVAVLGAERFSVLVTNGDTERGKPHPEPYLAAARALRADPADCLAVEDTPTGVAAALAAGCRVLAVPSVPGIPSDPRLTVTATLETVTLTRPL
- a CDS encoding HU family DNA-binding protein; its protein translation is MNRSELVAALADRAEVTRKDADAVLAAFAETVGEIVAKGDEKVTIPGFLTFERTHRAARTARNPQTGEPINIPAGYSVKVSAGSKLKEAAKGK
- the murA gene encoding UDP-N-acetylglucosamine 1-carboxyvinyltransferase, giving the protein MTVTDDVLLVHGGTPLEGEIRVRGAKNLVPKAMVAALLGSAPSRLRNVPDIRDVRVVRGLLQLHGVTVRPGEEPGELVMDPSHVESANVADIDAHAGSSRIPILLCGPLLHRLGHAFIPGLGGCDIGGRPIDFHFEVLRQFGATIEKREGGQYLEAPQRLRGTKIQLPYPSVGATEQVLLTAVLAEGVTELSNAAVEPEIEDLICVLQKMGAIIAMDTDRTIRITGVDKLGGYTHRALPDRLEAASWASAALATQGNIYVRGAQQRSMMTFLNTYRKVGGAFEIDDEGIRFWHPGGQLKSIALETDVHPGFQTDWQQPLVVALTQATGLSIVHETVYESRLGFTSALNQMGAHIQLYRECLGGSDCRFGQRNFLHSAVVSGPTKLEGADLVIPDLRGGFSYLIAALAAQGTSRVHGIDLINRGYENFMEKLVELGAKVELPGKALG